In the Taeniopygia guttata chromosome 12, bTaeGut7.mat, whole genome shotgun sequence genome, one interval contains:
- the SLC38A3 gene encoding sodium-coupled neutral amino acid transporter 3 isoform X1, giving the protein MLHPSQASPPAGWHRPLASHSPSAEHRGQTDKTPAPRGSGGWRDPGPAASLPQKATLCRFPAGRGGAGSHRGGFVRRAKASRARQPGRLPLPRSCLPAPRSFLLRLSSPDVPPSPPPWHPGSGGTWSLSGAHSKPSRLPAMDTTDVPLQAEMVELVPNGKHTAALTASTVPSLAGDRFEENQTGVAEMEEFLPRGAEKKQTHFTDFEGKTSFGMSVFNLSNAIMGSGILGLAYAMANTGIILFLFLLTAVALLSSYSIHLLLKSSGIVGIRAYEQLGYRAFGTPGKLAAAIAITLQNIGAMSSYLYIVKSEVPLVIQTFLNLEEKTTDWYMNGNYLVILVSVTIILPLALMKQLGYLGYASGFSLSCMVFFLISVIYKKFQIPCPLPEQEGNITGVLNVTTVSTSDYQNGYTVLQAPEQDTCTPSFFTLNSQTAYTIPIMAFAFVCHPEVLPIYTELKDPSKKKMQCISNISIMVMYLMYFLAALFGYLTFYDRVESELLHTYNYVDPFDVLILCVRVAVLTAVTLTVPIVLFPVRRAIQQMLFQGKDFSWIRHITIAVILLTFINLLVIFAPSILGIFGLIGATSAPCLIFIFPAIFYIRIMPKDKEPLRSTPKILAACFALLGVVFMIMSLSFIIIDWTTGGGKSGGSH; this is encoded by the exons ATGCTGCATCCCAGCCAGGCCTCACCTCCAGCCGGGTGGCACCGGCCCTTGGCTAGCCATAGCCCCAGTGCGGAGCACCGTGGCCAGACAGACAAGACCCCAGCCCCTCGGGGCAGTGGGGGGTGGCGGGACCCTGGCCCGGCTGCCAGCCTGCCCCAGAAAGCCACCCTGTGCCGTTTCCCAGCGGGGCGGGGAGGAGCGGGCTCGCACAGAGGCGGCTTTGTGCGGCGTGCCAAGGCGTCCCGCGCTCGGCAGCCCGGCCGCCTTCCCCTGCCAAGGAGCTGTCTCCCGGCCCCGCGCTCTTTCCTGCTCCGTTTGTCCAGCCCTGACGTgcccccgagccccccgccTTGGCACCCCGGCAGCGGCGGGACGTGG AGCCTGAGTGGAGCCCATAGCAAGCCCAGCCGTCTCCCAGCCATGGATACCACGGACGTGCCCCTCCAGGCCGAGATGGTGGAGCTGGTGCCCAATGGGAAGCACACGGCCGCACTCACCGCCtccactgtcccctcactggCGGGTGACAG ATTTGAAGAGAACCAGACTGGTGTGGCAGAGATGGAGGAGTTCCTGCCCCGTGGTGCCGAGAAGAAGCAGACACACTTCACTGAT TTTGAAGGGAAGACGTCATTCGGGATGTCTGTCTTCAATCTGAGCAATGCCATCATGGGCAGCGGCATCCTGGGGCTGGCCTATGCCATGGCCAACACCGGCATCATCCTCTTCCT CTTCCTCCTCACAGCAGTGGCCCTGCTCTCCAGCTACTCCATCCACTTGCTGCTCAAGTCCTCGGGCATTGTGG GCATTCGCGCCTACGAGCAGCTGGGCTACCGAGCCTTCGGCACGCCGGGgaagctggctgcagccatcGCCATCACGCTGCAGAACATCGGAG CCATGTCCAGCTACCTGTACATTGTCAAATCTGAAGTGCCTCTGGTCATCCAGACCTTCCTGAACCTGGAGGAGAAGACCAC GGACTGGTACATGAATGGGAACTACCTGGTGATCCTGGTTTCTGTCACCATTATCCTGCCCCTGGCCCTCATGAAGCAGCTGG gcTACCTCGGCTACGCCAGCGGCTTCTCCCTCAGCTGTATGGTCTTCTTCCTCATCTCG GTCATCTACAAGAAGTTCCAGATCCCTTGCCCACTTCCGGAGCAGGAGGGGAACATCACGGGCGTCCTCAATGTCACCACTGTCAGCACTAGTGACTACCAGAATGGCTACACAGTCCTCCAGGCCCCCGAGCAGGACACTTGCACACCCAGCTTTTTCACCCTGAACTCACAG ACAGCATACACCATCCCCATCATGGCCTTCGCCTTCGTCTGCCACCCCGAGGTCCTGCCCATCTACACCGAGCTGAAGGA cccctccaaGAAGAAGATGCAGTGCATCTCCAACATCTCCATCATGGTCATGTACCTCATGTACTTCTTGGCTGCCCTCTTTGGCTACCTCACGTTTTACG ATCGTGTGGagtcagagctgctgcacacGTACAACTATGTGGACCCCTTTGATGTGCTCATCCTGTGTGTGCGTGTGGCTGTGCTGACGGCTGTCACCCTCACCGTCCCCATTGTCCTCTTCCCG gtgcgtCGGGCCATCCAGCAGATGCTGTTCCAAGGGAAAGACTTCAGCTGGATCCGCCACATCACCATTGCTGTGATCCTGCTGACTTTCATCAACCTCCTCGTCATCTTTGCCCCCTCCATTCTCGGCATCTTCGGCTTGATTG GTgccacctctgctccctgcctcaTCTTCATCTTCCCTGCCATCTTTTACATCCGTATCATGCCCAAGGACAAGGAGCCACTGCGCTCCACCCCCAAAATATTG GCTGCCTGCTTTGCCCTCCTCGGGGTGGTCTTCATGATCATGAGCTTGAGCTTCATCATCATCGACTGGACCACGGGTGGGGGGAAGAGCGGTGGCAGCCACTAG
- the SLC38A3 gene encoding sodium-coupled neutral amino acid transporter 3 isoform X2, whose translation MDTTDVPLQAEMVELVPNGKHTAALTASTVPSLAGDRFEENQTGVAEMEEFLPRGAEKKQTHFTDFEGKTSFGMSVFNLSNAIMGSGILGLAYAMANTGIILFLFLLTAVALLSSYSIHLLLKSSGIVGIRAYEQLGYRAFGTPGKLAAAIAITLQNIGAMSSYLYIVKSEVPLVIQTFLNLEEKTTDWYMNGNYLVILVSVTIILPLALMKQLGYLGYASGFSLSCMVFFLISVIYKKFQIPCPLPEQEGNITGVLNVTTVSTSDYQNGYTVLQAPEQDTCTPSFFTLNSQTAYTIPIMAFAFVCHPEVLPIYTELKDPSKKKMQCISNISIMVMYLMYFLAALFGYLTFYDRVESELLHTYNYVDPFDVLILCVRVAVLTAVTLTVPIVLFPVRRAIQQMLFQGKDFSWIRHITIAVILLTFINLLVIFAPSILGIFGLIGATSAPCLIFIFPAIFYIRIMPKDKEPLRSTPKILAACFALLGVVFMIMSLSFIIIDWTTGGGKSGGSH comes from the exons ATGGATACCACGGACGTGCCCCTCCAGGCCGAGATGGTGGAGCTGGTGCCCAATGGGAAGCACACGGCCGCACTCACCGCCtccactgtcccctcactggCGGGTGACAG ATTTGAAGAGAACCAGACTGGTGTGGCAGAGATGGAGGAGTTCCTGCCCCGTGGTGCCGAGAAGAAGCAGACACACTTCACTGAT TTTGAAGGGAAGACGTCATTCGGGATGTCTGTCTTCAATCTGAGCAATGCCATCATGGGCAGCGGCATCCTGGGGCTGGCCTATGCCATGGCCAACACCGGCATCATCCTCTTCCT CTTCCTCCTCACAGCAGTGGCCCTGCTCTCCAGCTACTCCATCCACTTGCTGCTCAAGTCCTCGGGCATTGTGG GCATTCGCGCCTACGAGCAGCTGGGCTACCGAGCCTTCGGCACGCCGGGgaagctggctgcagccatcGCCATCACGCTGCAGAACATCGGAG CCATGTCCAGCTACCTGTACATTGTCAAATCTGAAGTGCCTCTGGTCATCCAGACCTTCCTGAACCTGGAGGAGAAGACCAC GGACTGGTACATGAATGGGAACTACCTGGTGATCCTGGTTTCTGTCACCATTATCCTGCCCCTGGCCCTCATGAAGCAGCTGG gcTACCTCGGCTACGCCAGCGGCTTCTCCCTCAGCTGTATGGTCTTCTTCCTCATCTCG GTCATCTACAAGAAGTTCCAGATCCCTTGCCCACTTCCGGAGCAGGAGGGGAACATCACGGGCGTCCTCAATGTCACCACTGTCAGCACTAGTGACTACCAGAATGGCTACACAGTCCTCCAGGCCCCCGAGCAGGACACTTGCACACCCAGCTTTTTCACCCTGAACTCACAG ACAGCATACACCATCCCCATCATGGCCTTCGCCTTCGTCTGCCACCCCGAGGTCCTGCCCATCTACACCGAGCTGAAGGA cccctccaaGAAGAAGATGCAGTGCATCTCCAACATCTCCATCATGGTCATGTACCTCATGTACTTCTTGGCTGCCCTCTTTGGCTACCTCACGTTTTACG ATCGTGTGGagtcagagctgctgcacacGTACAACTATGTGGACCCCTTTGATGTGCTCATCCTGTGTGTGCGTGTGGCTGTGCTGACGGCTGTCACCCTCACCGTCCCCATTGTCCTCTTCCCG gtgcgtCGGGCCATCCAGCAGATGCTGTTCCAAGGGAAAGACTTCAGCTGGATCCGCCACATCACCATTGCTGTGATCCTGCTGACTTTCATCAACCTCCTCGTCATCTTTGCCCCCTCCATTCTCGGCATCTTCGGCTTGATTG GTgccacctctgctccctgcctcaTCTTCATCTTCCCTGCCATCTTTTACATCCGTATCATGCCCAAGGACAAGGAGCCACTGCGCTCCACCCCCAAAATATTG GCTGCCTGCTTTGCCCTCCTCGGGGTGGTCTTCATGATCATGAGCTTGAGCTTCATCATCATCGACTGGACCACGGGTGGGGGGAAGAGCGGTGGCAGCCACTAG
- the GNAI2 gene encoding guanine nucleotide-binding protein G(i) subunit alpha-2: protein MGCTVSAEDKAAAERSRMIDKNLREDGEKAAREVKLLLLGAGESGKSTIVKQMKIIHEDGYSEEECRQYKAVVYSNTIQSIMAIIKAMGNLQIDFGDSSRADDARQLFALSSTAEEQGIMPEDLANVIRRLWADNGVQACFSRSREYQLNDSAAYYLNDLERIARADYIPTQQDVLRTRVKTTGIVETHFTFKDLHFKMFDVGGQRSERKKWIHCFEGVTAIIFCVALSAYDLVLAEDEEMNRMHESMKLFDSICNNKWFTDTSIILFLNKKDLFEEKIVHSSLTICFPEYTGANKYDEAASYIQSKFEDLNKRKDTKEIYTHFTCATDTKNVQFVFDAVTDVIIKNNLKDCGLF, encoded by the exons atgggCTGCACCGTGAGCGCCGAGGACAAGGCGGCCGCCGAGCGCTCCCGCATGATCGACAAGAACCTGCGGGAGGACGGCGAGAAGGCGGCGCGGGAGgtgaaactgctgctgctgg GTGCTGGCGAGTCTGGGAAGAGCACCATCGTCAAACAGATGAA gatcATCCATGAGGATGGCTATTCAGAGGAGGAGTGCCGGCAGTACAAAGCTGTGGTCTACAGCAACACCATCCAGTCCATTATGGCTATCATCAAGGCGATGGGGAACCTGCAGATTGACTTTGGAGACTCCTCCAGAGCG GATGATGCTCGGCAGCTGTTTGCACTCTCCTCCActgctgaggagcagggcaTCATGCCTGAGGACCTGGCCAACGTCATCCGGAGACTGTGGGCTGACAACGGGGTCCAGGCTTGTTTCAGCCGCTCCCGAGAGTACCAGCTGAACGACTCTGCTGCCTA CTACCTGAACGACCTGGAGAGGATAGCCCGTGCCGACTACATCCCCACCCAGCAGGACGTGCTGCGCACCAGGGTCAAGACCACGGGCATCGTAGAGACTCACTTCACCTTTAAGGACCTGCACTTCAA GATGTTCGATGTGGGTGGCCAGCGCTCGGAACGGAAGAAGTGGATCCATTGCTTCGAGGGGGTGACAGCCATCATTTTCTGTGTGGCCCTGAGTGCCTATGACCTGGTGCTGGCTGAAGATGAGGAGATG AACCGGATGCACGAGAGCATGAAGCTGTTTGACAGCATCTGCAATAACAAGTGGTTCACAGACACGTCCATCATCCTCTTCCTCAACAAGAAGGACCTCTTTGAGGAGAAGATCGTGCACAGCTCCCTCACCATCTGCTTCCCTGAGTACACAG GGGCCAACAAGTATGATGAGGCAGCCAGCTACATCCAGAGCAAGTTCGAGGACCTGAACAAGCGGAAGGACACCAAGGAGATCTACACCCACTTCACCTGTGCCACGGACACCAAGAACGTGCAGTTCGTCTTCGACGCCGTCACCGACGTCATCATCAAAAACAACCTGAAGGACTGTGGTCTCTTCTGA
- the GNAT1 gene encoding guanine nucleotide-binding protein G(t) subunit alpha-1: MGAGASAEEKHSRELEKKLKEDAEKDARTVKLLLLGAGESGKSTIVKQMKIIHQDGYSLEECLEFIAIIYSNTLQSMLAIVRAMTTLNIQYGDTARQDDARKLLHLSDTIEEGTMPKEMSEIIGRLWKDSGIQACFDRASEYQLNDSAGYYLSDLERLVTPGYVPTEQDVLRSRVKTTGIIETQFSFKDLNFRMFDVGGQRSERKKWIHCFEGVTCIIFIAALSAYDMVLVEDDEVNRMHESLHLFNSICNHRYFATTSIVLFLNKKDVFLEKIKKAHLSICFPDYDGPNTYDDAGNYIKLQFLELNMRRDVKEIYSHMTCATDTENVKFVFDAVTDIIIKENLKDCGLF; encoded by the exons ATGGGAGCCGGGGCCAGTGCCGAGGAGAAGCATTCccgagagctggagaagaagcTCAAGGAAGATGCTGAGAAGGACGCCAGGACCgtcaagctgctgctgctgg GAGCAGGGGAGTCGGGGAAGAGCACCATTGTCAAGCAGATGAA GATCATCCACCAGGACGGTTACTCGCTGGAGGAATGCCTGGAGTTCATTGCTATCATTTACAGCAACACGCTCCAGTCCATGCTGGCCATCGTGCGGGCCATGACCACCCTCAACATCCAGTACGGGGACACCGCTCGCCAG GACGATGCCCGCAAGCTGCTGCACCTCTCGGACACCATCGAGGAGGGGACCATGCCTAAGGAGATGTCAGAAATCATCGGGCGCCTCTGGAAGGACTCGGGCATCCAAGCCTGCTTTGACCGCGCCTCCGAGTACCAGCTCAACGACTCTGCGGGCTA CTACCTGTCAGACCTGGAGCGCCTGGTGACCCCCGGCTACGTCCCCACAGAGCAGGACGTGCTGCGTTCCCGCGTCAAGACAACCGGCATCATCGAGACCCAGTTCTCCTTCAAAGACCTCAACTTCAG GATGTTCGACGTGGGCGGGCAGCGCTCAGAGAGGAAGAAGTGGATCCACTGCTTTGAGGGTGTGACCTGCATCATCTTCATCGCGGCTCTCAGTGCCTACGACATGGTCCTGGTGGAGGATGATGAAGTG AACCGCATGCATGAGAGCCTGCACCTCTTCAACAGCATCTGCAACCACCGCTACTTTGCCACCACCTCCATCGTCCTCTTCCTCAACAAGAAGGACGTTTTCCTGGAGAAGATCAAGAAGGCCCATCTCAGCATCTGCTTCCCTGACTACGACG GTCCCAACACCTACGACGATGCGGGCAACTACATCAAGCTGCAGTTCCTGGAGCTGAATATGCGGCGGGACGTGAAGGAGATCTACTCCCACATGACCTGCGCCACCGATACCGAGAACGTCAAGTTCGTCTTTGACGCCGTCACTGACATCATCATCAAGGAGAACCTCAAGGACTGCGGGCTGTTCTGA